Part of the Limihaloglobus sulfuriphilus genome is shown below.
ATACCAGGTATTCCTCTGGCCTCAAGCATCTGCCGGGCCCATCTCTGGGCATTCTCACCTATCAGACTGACTCGTTCAAGCATCCATACAACGCCGTTTTCTATCTTTGTTCTTTTCTCTGAATGAATATGTCCGTCCTGAGTCTGGAATCTGCCCGGCTCAACTTTAGCGTGAACAACAATCTGCTCCATGCTGCGGTTAAATACTCTTACCATATGGCCGTCCCATCTTGCCCATACCTTGCGGCCGGTATATTCCGGAGGCACCGAGTAATAGGTCCTCTCTACCTCTATATGGCCGTCCCTGTGAACGGACCGCTGAGCTTCTGTAAATGAAGGAAACCTTCCAACCGGAAGCCTCAATAAAGCAGGCTTTTCCTGTTCTGTGAACAATTTGCCTACCTGCTTGCGGGTAGTGCCGTGAATACGGGTATCGGCAATACGGCTCTCCCAGCTGAGAAGAAACTGATTCTGCTCTGAGAGGCTCTTAAAGCTGCGGCCCTTGAGGGCGTTATTTTTGACATATGCTACTGCTTTTTCAACCTTACCCTTGTGTCTTGGGGTATACGGCTTACAGGGTAAAATGGCGGTACCGTAATGACGGCAGAATGACACTATTTTTGGGTGTATCTCAGGATCATACCAGTCAGCTTTGTTTACAGCAGCTTTAAGATTATCTATTATCAGTGTTTGCGGAACACCGCCAAAGTGGTGAAAAGCGTTTTCCAGGCAATTTATAAAGTTATCGCCGGTCTGCCTGAAAACTGCCTCGCTGTAGGATTTACGGGAGAAGCTAAGCACTACCCGTATTACAT
Proteins encoded:
- the istA gene encoding IS21 family transposase, whose translation is MTKRSVIQTLRERNWSCRRISRELGIHLDTVRKYAKSDNDNSKQVTNAPPGSVAQSSTGPVSNCEPYREIIKNKLDMGLSRRRIWQDLRDDHGSDVSYHSVRRFVNRLSKNSPVPFRRLECRPGEEAQIDFGTGAPVITKDGRRKRTHVIRVVLSFSRKSYSEAVFRQTGDNFINCLENAFHHFGGVPQTLIIDNLKAAVNKADWYDPEIHPKIVSFCRHYGTAILPCKPYTPRHKGKVEKAVAYVKNNALKGRSFKSLSEQNQFLLSWESRIADTRIHGTTRKQVGKLFTEQEKPALLRLPVGRFPSFTEAQRSVHRDGHIEVERTYYSVPPEYTGRKVWARWDGHMVRVFNRSMEQIVVHAKVEPGRFQTQDGHIHSEKRTKIENGVVWMLERVSLIGENAQRWARQMLEARGIPGIRVLLGLLNMTNTYNGNKIDNACKIALSHNAFRLKTIRSIIKHGGDRQLQMEFIDEHPIIRDISSYGEFVREVLG